The Thermosulfurimonas sp. F29 genome includes a window with the following:
- a CDS encoding NAD(P)-dependent oxidoreductase, with protein MPQEEGMRLGWIGVGALGRAMVERLLSRGWNLRVWNRSPEKLTDLPVEKVASPEELLGESEVVALCLHDSGAVEEVLGRLGESGLEGKVLVDFTTNHFRAVVGFHERVRRLGGSYLESPVLGSVIPASRGELTVLVSGERGVFERVRDLLETVGRRVFFMGGPGRATRFKLINNLVLGGFMAVLGEAVALGEALGFERNELLEVLENGAGRSLVLSAKRAKMLAEDFSPHFSVKNMVKDLDYLADLAREARKPLPVISGVRELYRSALRRDPEKDFLLVWQVLREL; from the coding sequence CTGCCTCAGGAGGAAGGGATGAGGTTGGGATGGATAGGCGTGGGGGCCTTGGGAAGGGCCATGGTGGAGAGGCTTCTTTCCAGGGGATGGAACCTGAGGGTGTGGAACCGGTCTCCGGAAAAACTGACGGATCTTCCCGTAGAGAAGGTGGCCTCACCCGAGGAGCTCCTGGGGGAAAGCGAGGTGGTGGCCCTGTGCCTTCACGATTCCGGAGCGGTGGAGGAAGTCCTGGGGAGACTCGGCGAAAGCGGCCTTGAGGGGAAGGTTCTGGTGGACTTTACCACCAATCACTTCAGGGCCGTGGTGGGTTTCCACGAGAGGGTTCGCCGTTTGGGCGGAAGTTATCTGGAGAGCCCGGTGCTGGGGAGCGTGATACCCGCCTCCCGGGGGGAGCTCACCGTACTGGTGAGCGGGGAACGAGGTGTATTTGAGAGGGTTCGTGATCTTCTTGAGACCGTGGGGCGACGGGTGTTTTTTATGGGAGGTCCCGGACGGGCCACCCGATTTAAACTGATAAACAACCTGGTTCTGGGGGGCTTCATGGCGGTATTGGGCGAGGCGGTGGCCCTGGGCGAGGCCCTGGGATTCGAACGGAACGAGCTCCTGGAGGTCCTGGAAAACGGGGCCGGGCGTTCCCTGGTGCTTTCCGCCAAAAGGGCCAAAATGCTGGCGGAGGATTTCTCCCCGCACTTTTCGGTCAAGAACATGGTAAAGGACCTGGACTACCTGGCGGACCTGGCTCGCGAGGCGAGGAAGCCGCTTCCCGTTATCTCCGGGGTGCGCGAGCTTTACCGGAGCGCTCTGCGCCGGGACCCGGAAAAGGACTTTTTGCTGGTGTGGCAGGTCCTGCGTGAGTTATAA
- the porA gene encoding pyruvate ferredoxin oxidoreductase: MGKRIAKEVSIAIAEAVKQCRVDVIAAYPITPQTHIVEHLSELVANGELDAEYITVESEHSAISACLGSVATGARTFTSTSSQGLALMHEILFIAPALRLPVVMVVANRALSAPISIWNDHGDIMAERDIGWIQTFAENGQEAVDLVYHAFRVAEDRRVMFPVIVNIDGFTLSHMIEPIELPDQEQVDQYLPPFKPRYRLDPRKPISMGPVGIPEIYTEAKKAQDEAFKNAYRVIVKAWDEFEKIFGRRYRPVETYRMEDAEVALLIMGSLAETAMTAVDRLREAGKKVGLVRIRLWRPFPLRDFVRAVKGVRVLGVIDRALSPGATGGPVGVEVRSALYQVPGRPRVVNFVAGLGGRDVTVEDFEEMADKAFFYMKKKPKEPYEMIGVKE, from the coding sequence ATGGGTAAGCGCATAGCCAAAGAGGTATCCATAGCCATTGCCGAGGCCGTAAAGCAGTGTCGGGTGGATGTCATTGCGGCCTATCCCATCACGCCCCAGACTCACATCGTGGAACACCTCAGTGAACTGGTGGCCAACGGGGAGCTGGATGCCGAGTACATCACGGTGGAGTCCGAGCATTCGGCCATCAGTGCCTGTCTGGGGTCGGTGGCCACCGGAGCCCGCACCTTTACCTCCACTAGTTCCCAGGGGCTGGCGCTGATGCACGAGATTCTCTTCATCGCTCCGGCCCTGCGTCTTCCGGTGGTGATGGTGGTGGCCAATCGAGCCCTCTCGGCGCCCATCAGCATCTGGAACGACCACGGGGACATCATGGCCGAACGGGACATTGGCTGGATCCAGACCTTTGCCGAAAACGGTCAGGAGGCCGTGGATCTGGTGTATCACGCCTTTCGGGTGGCCGAGGATCGCCGGGTGATGTTCCCGGTCATCGTGAACATCGACGGGTTCACCCTGAGCCACATGATCGAGCCCATAGAGCTTCCGGATCAGGAGCAGGTGGATCAGTACCTTCCCCCCTTCAAGCCCCGCTACAGGCTCGATCCGCGCAAACCCATCAGCATGGGGCCGGTGGGGATTCCGGAGATCTACACGGAGGCCAAAAAGGCCCAGGACGAGGCCTTCAAGAACGCTTACCGGGTGATCGTTAAGGCCTGGGACGAGTTCGAGAAGATCTTCGGGCGCCGCTATCGTCCGGTGGAAACCTATCGGATGGAGGACGCCGAGGTGGCCCTTCTCATCATGGGGTCGCTCGCGGAGACGGCCATGACGGCGGTGGATCGCCTGCGTGAGGCCGGGAAAAAGGTGGGGCTGGTGCGGATTCGTCTCTGGCGCCCCTTCCCTCTGCGGGACTTCGTGCGGGCGGTGAAGGGGGTCCGGGTGCTCGGAGTGATCGACCGGGCCCTTTCACCCGGGGCCACCGGAGGGCCGGTGGGCGTGGAGGTGCGCTCGGCCCTTTACCAGGTGCCGGGGCGTCCCCGGGTGGTGAACTTCGTCGCCGGTCTGGGTGGACGGGATGTCACGGTGGAGGACTTTGAGGAGATGGCCGACAAGGCCTTCTTCTACATGAAGAAGAAACCCAAGGAACCCTACGAGATGATCGGGGTAAAGGAGTAG
- a CDS encoding metal-dependent hydrolase has protein sequence MEITFYGHATFKVVSPGGVKILIDPWLSNPQAPAEVDRGPYDLILITHAHGDHLGDVLELARDEATEVVAIHEIQQYLSARGIPRVTGMNIGGSYEVRGLRITMVPALHSSSFPDGSYGGEACGFVVRLEDGRSFYHAGDTGLFQDMALIGELYAPEVVFLPIGSHYVMGPREAARACELLKPRLVIPMHYGTFPLLTGTPEELERELSSRGLSLEVRALSPGESLRYGA, from the coding sequence ATGGAGATAACCTTTTACGGCCACGCGACCTTTAAGGTGGTTTCCCCGGGTGGGGTCAAGATTCTGATCGATCCGTGGCTTTCGAATCCTCAGGCCCCGGCCGAGGTGGATCGGGGGCCCTACGACCTCATCCTGATTACCCACGCCCACGGAGACCACCTGGGGGATGTACTGGAGCTTGCTCGCGACGAGGCCACCGAGGTGGTGGCCATCCACGAGATCCAGCAGTACCTTTCGGCGCGGGGGATCCCCCGGGTCACGGGAATGAACATCGGGGGGAGCTACGAGGTCCGCGGTCTCCGGATCACCATGGTGCCGGCCCTTCACAGTTCCTCCTTCCCCGACGGGAGTTACGGAGGGGAGGCCTGCGGCTTCGTGGTGCGGCTCGAGGACGGCCGTTCCTTCTATCATGCCGGAGACACCGGGCTCTTTCAGGACATGGCCCTCATAGGGGAACTTTACGCGCCCGAGGTGGTCTTTCTCCCCATAGGGAGTCACTATGTGATGGGGCCGAGGGAGGCGGCCAGGGCCTGTGAACTCCTCAAACCCAGGCTGGTTATTCCCATGCATTACGGCACCTTTCCCCTGCTCACGGGCACCCCGGAGGAGCTAGAGAGAGAGCTTTCCTCCCGGGGGCTTTCCCTGGAGGTGCGGGCCCTTTCGCCCGGGGAGAGCCTTCGTTACGGGGCCTAG
- a CDS encoding 4Fe-4S binding protein: MKKWKQILRTVFVLDLTDGRLNLFELFPWLKRFFYNRTYFAWIRTFGDIVFLGLILLGLFGPQDPRRNVMLFLAWGVWWTSVVLSWFFVGRMWCAFCPFPGLARLLQNLGLSRLKNPPRWMTCKGLHLATAGFFFIIWAETVTDMKHSPLLTALLLLSIVAGATLLGVLYRGYTWCRYLCPLGKIIGSAATMALTEFRSDYEKCRDCRTFSCRRGREGLRPCPVFLGAYHAKNNLVCLVCGHCLVLCERDSPALYLRHPLREQIINKGRYITCGYVIPLLMGSQVARFVYEGPHFSFFKNLLGFGNALTFTFLFAVATLFFIELIKAGSVLFVYYEDELFGRFSPMIPVVMPLAFTGELVYRLRYFLREAGDFLPTLGRQIHLTFLENYRFTVDPFWIKLISFFLIFLGLAGGFYIAHYFYRREFEGLVPLKNYLLINLLFITCGLLYLLLQ, from the coding sequence ATGAAAAAATGGAAACAGATACTTCGTACCGTATTCGTCCTGGATCTCACCGACGGAAGACTCAACCTGTTTGAGCTCTTCCCCTGGCTGAAACGCTTTTTCTACAACCGTACTTACTTCGCCTGGATCAGGACCTTCGGGGACATCGTCTTCCTCGGGCTCATCCTTCTGGGACTCTTCGGTCCCCAGGATCCCCGGAGAAATGTCATGCTCTTCCTGGCCTGGGGCGTGTGGTGGACCAGCGTGGTGCTTTCCTGGTTTTTCGTGGGGCGAATGTGGTGTGCCTTCTGTCCCTTCCCCGGACTGGCCCGGCTCCTCCAGAACCTGGGGCTCTCCAGGCTCAAAAATCCCCCCAGGTGGATGACCTGCAAGGGACTTCATCTGGCCACCGCGGGCTTCTTCTTCATAATATGGGCGGAGACCGTAACCGACATGAAACACTCCCCCCTCCTCACCGCCCTACTTTTACTGAGCATCGTGGCCGGCGCCACCCTCCTGGGAGTTCTTTACCGGGGATATACCTGGTGTCGCTACCTCTGTCCCCTGGGCAAGATCATCGGTTCCGCGGCCACCATGGCCCTGACCGAATTCCGCTCGGATTACGAAAAATGCAGGGATTGTCGCACCTTCTCCTGTCGCAGGGGACGCGAGGGCCTGCGACCCTGTCCGGTCTTCCTGGGAGCCTATCACGCCAAAAACAACCTGGTGTGCCTGGTCTGCGGACACTGCCTGGTCCTCTGCGAAAGGGACTCCCCGGCCCTCTATCTCCGCCACCCCCTGCGCGAACAGATCATCAACAAGGGGCGCTACATCACCTGCGGTTATGTCATCCCCCTCCTCATGGGCTCCCAGGTCGCCCGCTTCGTTTACGAAGGCCCCCACTTCTCCTTTTTCAAAAATCTCCTCGGGTTCGGAAACGCCCTCACCTTTACCTTTCTCTTCGCGGTGGCCACCCTTTTTTTCATCGAACTGATAAAGGCCGGCTCCGTCCTCTTCGTCTATTACGAGGACGAACTCTTCGGGCGCTTCTCGCCCATGATCCCGGTGGTGATGCCTCTGGCCTTCACCGGAGAACTGGTCTATAGGCTGCGGTACTTCCTGCGCGAAGCGGGTGACTTCCTCCCCACCCTGGGCCGACAGATCCACCTCACCTTCCTGGAAAACTACCGCTTCACCGTGGATCCTTTCTGGATAAAACTCATTTCCTTTTTCCTGATCTTTCTGGGCCTCGCCGGAGGATTCTACATAGCCCACTACTTCTACCGAAGGGAATTCGAAGGTCTGGTCCCCCTTAAAAACTACCTCCTCATCAACCTTCTTTTCATCACCTGCGGCCTCTTGTACCTCCTCCTGCAATAA
- a CDS encoding clan AA aspartic protease produces the protein MGTIRAELLLSNPRRPDVKPIKVNALVDTGALHLCIPEHVRIQLGLEELEKREVILATGDRRTVSYVGPIEVSFANRRSFCGALVMGDEVLLGAIPIEDMDLVVISSRRRLEVNPESPDLPVSIAK, from the coding sequence ATGGGCACCATTCGGGCCGAACTTCTCCTCTCTAATCCCCGCAGACCGGATGTGAAACCCATTAAGGTAAATGCTTTGGTGGACACCGGAGCGCTTCATTTGTGTATCCCGGAGCATGTGCGTATCCAACTGGGGCTTGAGGAACTGGAAAAACGAGAGGTGATATTGGCCACCGGAGATCGCCGAACGGTTTCTTATGTAGGACCTATCGAAGTTTCCTTTGCTAACCGACGATCTTTCTGTGGGGCTCTGGTGATGGGAGACGAGGTTCTCCTGGGAGCCATTCCGATTGAGGACATGGATCTGGTGGTGATTTCCTCGAGGCGGAGGCTCGAGGTTAATCCCGAGAGTCCCGACCTTCCGGTAAGTATAGCCAAGTAA
- the mobB gene encoding molybdopterin-guanine dinucleotide biosynthesis protein B, translated as MVPVVTFIGFHSVGKTTVATAVVGALRRRGLRVGVLKSTKEPRGETDRTGTDTFRYREAGAEPVALWAGEEAVVYYKAPSREEFWAFVWRHFADCDLVVAEGFKTLAFLPKIEVVRRDLSPRLLAREVPGVVALVADFSPGVNLPTFAPEDTEGLADFIRERFVRSFSPRVSLLVDGRPVGLNRYVRSALAGVVRGFLGSLRGLPHRFSRVEVRLEGSED; from the coding sequence GTGGTGCCGGTGGTGACCTTCATCGGATTCCACTCCGTGGGGAAGACCACCGTGGCCACCGCGGTGGTGGGGGCGCTGCGGAGGCGCGGCTTACGGGTGGGGGTGCTCAAGTCCACCAAGGAGCCCCGGGGAGAGACGGATCGGACCGGGACGGACACCTTCCGCTACAGGGAAGCCGGGGCCGAGCCGGTGGCCCTCTGGGCCGGAGAGGAAGCGGTGGTCTATTACAAGGCCCCCTCCCGGGAGGAGTTCTGGGCCTTCGTCTGGCGACACTTTGCGGACTGTGATCTGGTGGTGGCGGAAGGGTTCAAGACCCTGGCCTTCCTTCCCAAGATAGAGGTGGTGCGCCGGGACCTCAGCCCCCGGCTTCTGGCCCGGGAGGTGCCCGGAGTGGTGGCGCTCGTGGCGGACTTCTCTCCGGGGGTCAACCTTCCGACTTTTGCGCCGGAGGATACCGAAGGGCTGGCGGACTTTATCCGGGAAAGGTTCGTGCGGAGTTTCTCCCCCCGGGTGAGCCTTCTGGTGGACGGAAGACCGGTGGGGCTCAACCGGTATGTCCGGAGCGCTCTGGCCGGGGTGGTGCGGGGCTTTCTGGGGAGTCTCCGCGGCCTGCCCCACCGGTTCTCCAGGGTAGAGGTCAGGCTGGAGGGCTCAGAAGACTAG
- the porB gene encoding pyruvate synthase subunit PorB: protein MLKELARFKGFSAKNLPKEEPFAPGHRACQGCGEVLALRLALKALGMNVIAVSATGCMEIISSPFPYTSWRVPWIHIAFENAAAVASGVEAALKALKRKGRFPKNRRVDVVAFAGDGGTADIGLQALSGALERGHDFVYICLDNEAYMNTGVQRSSCTPYGAMTTTSPPGSRSFGQMTWKKNLPAIAAAHGIPYVATATPAFFLDLMNKVKKAALVEGPAYVHIYAPCPTGWGTKGEDSIRLAKLAVETRIFPLYEVIEGKYYITRKVTKPKPVEEYLKLQRRFRHLTEDHIRQIQERVDAEYERLLKLAECL from the coding sequence ATGCTGAAAGAACTAGCCAGATTCAAGGGGTTCAGTGCGAAAAACCTTCCCAAGGAGGAGCCCTTTGCTCCGGGACACCGGGCCTGTCAGGGCTGCGGGGAGGTGCTGGCCTTAAGGCTTGCACTCAAGGCCCTGGGGATGAATGTTATCGCGGTGAGCGCCACGGGATGCATGGAGATCATCTCCAGTCCCTTTCCCTACACCTCCTGGCGGGTGCCCTGGATTCACATCGCCTTTGAGAACGCCGCGGCGGTGGCCTCCGGAGTGGAGGCCGCCCTCAAGGCCCTGAAGCGCAAGGGCCGTTTTCCGAAGAATCGCCGGGTGGATGTGGTGGCCTTTGCCGGAGACGGCGGCACGGCCGACATCGGACTTCAGGCCCTTTCCGGGGCGCTCGAACGCGGTCACGATTTTGTCTACATCTGTCTGGACAACGAGGCCTACATGAACACCGGGGTCCAGCGTTCGAGCTGTACCCCCTACGGGGCCATGACCACCACCAGTCCTCCCGGGTCGCGATCCTTTGGGCAGATGACCTGGAAGAAGAACCTGCCGGCCATTGCGGCGGCCCACGGTATTCCCTATGTGGCCACGGCCACGCCGGCCTTCTTCCTGGACCTCATGAACAAGGTGAAGAAGGCCGCCCTGGTGGAGGGGCCGGCCTATGTGCACATCTATGCCCCCTGCCCCACGGGATGGGGAACCAAGGGTGAGGATTCCATCCGGTTGGCCAAGCTCGCGGTGGAGACCCGGATCTTCCCCCTCTACGAGGTGATCGAGGGGAAGTATTACATCACCCGCAAGGTGACCAAGCCCAAGCCGGTGGAGGAGTACCTTAAGCTTCAGCGCCGGTTCCGGCACCTCACCGAGGACCACATTCGCCAGATCCAGGAGCGGGTGGACGCGGAATACGAGCGACTTCTTAAACTGGCGGAGTGCCTCTAG
- a CDS encoding 2-oxoacid:acceptor oxidoreductase family protein — MIEVRLHGRGGQGAVTSAELIAVAAINQGKYAQAFPSFGPERRGAPVQAFVRVSEKPIRTREKIYFPDVVLVLDPSLPTIVKVTAGLKEDGLVILNSHKSERELREMLGGWSGRLAVVDATRIALEELGLPITNTTMLGAFLKATGLVDQRYLEEALEARFGRLAEKNKKAMARAIKETQIYQ; from the coding sequence ATGATCGAAGTGAGGCTTCACGGACGAGGAGGTCAGGGGGCGGTAACCTCGGCGGAACTGATCGCGGTGGCCGCCATCAATCAGGGCAAATATGCACAGGCCTTTCCCAGCTTCGGTCCGGAGAGGCGAGGGGCCCCGGTGCAGGCCTTCGTCAGGGTGAGCGAGAAGCCCATTCGCACCCGGGAAAAGATCTACTTTCCGGATGTGGTGCTGGTGCTGGATCCCTCCCTTCCCACCATTGTTAAGGTGACGGCGGGGCTCAAGGAGGACGGGCTGGTGATCCTCAATTCCCACAAGAGCGAAAGGGAGCTCCGGGAGATGCTCGGGGGGTGGTCCGGACGGCTTGCGGTGGTGGACGCCACCAGGATCGCGCTGGAGGAGTTGGGACTCCCCATTACCAATACCACCATGCTGGGGGCCTTTCTCAAGGCCACGGGACTGGTGGATCAGAGGTATCTGGAGGAGGCCCTGGAGGCACGGTTCGGGCGCCTGGCCGAGAAGAACAAGAAGGCCATGGCCCGGGCCATCAAGGAAACCCAGATCTATCAATAA
- a CDS encoding 4Fe-4S binding protein: MPKGKDTALMSWKEVPFGCYVLEPGNSARFKTGDWRSFRPVLDREKCVKCGQCYIMCPEPAYNQDEEGYYIVDLTYCKGCGICAAICPKGAITMVVEEV; the protein is encoded by the coding sequence ATGCCCAAAGGAAAAGACACGGCGCTCATGAGCTGGAAGGAGGTGCCTTTCGGTTGCTATGTCCTGGAGCCGGGGAATTCGGCCCGCTTCAAGACCGGCGACTGGCGGTCCTTCCGGCCGGTTCTGGATCGGGAAAAGTGCGTTAAGTGCGGTCAATGTTATATCATGTGTCCCGAGCCGGCCTACAACCAGGACGAGGAGGGCTACTACATCGTGGATCTCACCTACTGCAAGGGGTGCGGGATCTGTGCGGCCATCTGTCCCAAGGGGGCCATTACCATGGTGGTAGAGGAGGTTTAA
- a CDS encoding regulatory iron-sulfur-containing complex subunit RicT has translation MEENRERSPYYVTEAVFREGYPGIHVESTFPIRPRSYVLVQVEEKRREVLLTVSRSVPLPLAEGTLPRVLRMANRREIRRFRENLEFERKAEGYCRQFAADLGLAMKLVRVERFFDRSKVIFYYTAEGRIDFRELVKQLVRALRTRIEMRQIGVRNETAMCGGLAACGRELCCAAFLKQFAPISIKMAKEQSLPLDPEKISGLCGRLLCCLLYEYQVYQELSQSLPKIGKKIQTPAGPCRVVRYNIFRQTVVLENQEGREVEIPAEELREILSQGGAA, from the coding sequence ATGGAGGAGAATCGGGAAAGATCCCCTTACTATGTTACCGAGGCGGTGTTTCGGGAGGGATATCCCGGAATTCATGTGGAGTCCACCTTTCCCATCCGTCCCAGGAGTTATGTGCTGGTGCAGGTGGAGGAAAAGCGGCGCGAGGTGCTGCTGACGGTGTCCCGAAGCGTGCCTCTTCCCCTTGCCGAGGGCACCCTGCCCCGGGTGCTCCGTATGGCCAATCGCAGGGAGATACGCCGTTTCCGCGAAAATCTGGAATTTGAAAGGAAGGCCGAGGGTTATTGCCGTCAGTTTGCCGCGGACCTGGGTCTTGCGATGAAGCTGGTTCGGGTGGAGCGGTTCTTCGACCGCAGTAAGGTGATCTTTTACTACACGGCGGAGGGGCGCATCGACTTCCGGGAACTGGTGAAGCAGCTGGTGCGGGCCCTCCGGACCCGGATTGAGATGCGCCAGATCGGGGTGCGCAACGAGACGGCCATGTGCGGGGGGCTGGCGGCCTGCGGGCGGGAGCTGTGCTGCGCGGCCTTTCTTAAACAGTTTGCTCCCATTTCCATCAAGATGGCCAAGGAACAGAGCCTGCCCCTGGATCCGGAAAAGATTTCCGGTCTCTGCGGGCGGCTCCTCTGCTGCCTTCTTTACGAATATCAGGTCTACCAGGAGCTCTCGCAGAGCCTTCCCAAGATCGGCAAGAAGATCCAGACCCCGGCCGGTCCCTGCCGGGTGGTGCGATACAATATCTTTCGTCAGACCGTGGTCCTGGAAAACCAGGAGGGACGGGAGGTGGAGATCCCGGCCGAGGAGTTGCGGGAAATACTCTCTCAGGGAGGGGCGGCCTGA
- a CDS encoding class I SAM-dependent RNA methyltransferase, whose translation MSLEFFAVTPPGLEDFVLRELRALGIEASSEEGGVRFRGGFREMALANLWLRVASRVLLRLARFRAETFAELEKKIERLPWERFVPEGFGVRLRVTSYRSRLYHEGAIRERFERVIARRLGREVSSTPGSVLVVVRFVRDLCTVSVDTSGGDLFRRGYKKAPGPAALRENLAAALILASGWDGRKPLLDPFCGTGTIPIEAALLASGRAPGLYRRFPFESWPGFDPALWEELKEEARGREKPPPESPFIFALDASPEMVEATRRNLEAAGLSGWIRVLHRELKDLSPPRYRTGNIVTDPPYGRRLRPHPSLYRTLGRVLQQRFPGWSLTLIFPEREGRRLRTLTGLRLKPLLFTEHGGLRCAFLKASL comes from the coding sequence ATGTCTCTCGAGTTCTTCGCCGTCACCCCTCCGGGTCTGGAAGACTTCGTCCTCCGGGAACTCAGGGCCCTGGGAATAGAAGCCTCCTCTGAGGAAGGCGGCGTACGCTTCCGGGGCGGTTTCCGGGAAATGGCTCTCGCCAACCTCTGGTTGCGCGTGGCCAGTCGGGTCCTTTTGCGCCTGGCCCGGTTCCGAGCCGAGACCTTCGCCGAACTGGAGAAGAAGATCGAGCGGTTACCCTGGGAGAGGTTCGTCCCGGAGGGATTCGGGGTGCGCCTTCGGGTGACCTCCTACCGTTCGCGGCTCTATCACGAGGGGGCCATACGCGAGCGTTTCGAGCGCGTGATCGCCAGACGCCTGGGCAGGGAGGTTTCCAGCACCCCCGGGAGCGTGCTGGTGGTGGTCCGTTTCGTACGGGATCTGTGCACGGTCAGCGTGGACACCTCCGGGGGAGACCTTTTCCGTCGGGGCTACAAAAAGGCCCCCGGGCCTGCGGCGCTGCGGGAAAACCTGGCCGCGGCCCTGATTCTTGCCTCGGGCTGGGACGGGAGGAAACCCCTTCTCGATCCCTTCTGCGGCACCGGCACCATCCCCATCGAAGCGGCCCTACTCGCCTCCGGCAGGGCCCCCGGTCTTTATAGGCGGTTCCCCTTCGAAAGCTGGCCCGGCTTTGACCCCGCCCTGTGGGAGGAACTAAAGGAAGAGGCCCGGGGACGGGAAAAGCCTCCCCCGGAAAGCCCCTTCATCTTCGCCCTGGACGCCTCCCCGGAGATGGTGGAGGCCACCCGCAGGAACCTCGAAGCCGCCGGGCTCTCCGGCTGGATTCGGGTCCTGCACCGGGAACTAAAGGACCTGAGCCCACCCCGTTACCGGACGGGGAACATCGTCACCGACCCCCCTTACGGACGCCGTCTCCGTCCCCACCCCTCCCTCTACCGCACCCTGGGACGGGTGCTGCAACAGCGGTTCCCGGGCTGGTCACTCACCCTGATCTTTCCGGAAAGAGAAGGCCGGAGGCTCCGAACCCTTACGGGGTTGCGGCTAAAACCCCTTCTTTTCACCGAGCACGGAGGTCTGCGCTGCGCTTTCCTCAAGGCCTCTTTATAA